The Chloroflexota bacterium sequence GAAACCGGAATCGTTCTACACCGCCGGCGTCATTCCCGCCGACGAAATCGCGCAGATCACGAACGGGATGTTGAAGCTCGACGTGTCGGTCACACTCAACAAACTGATTCTCGATTACGATGTACTGCTCGTGTGCGGTCCGGTATTTCCGCACGAAGTCGTCGGCATGTCCGGCGGAAGCAAGTACTTGTTCCCCGGCATCGCGGGCGATGAAATTATCAACGTGACGCACTGGATCGGCGCGCTATTGACAAGTTATTCGATTATCGGTACAAAGAACACGGCTGTGCGCGCGGTGATCGAACGCGCGGCGCAAATGGTCAACGTGCCCAAACTCGGTTGTTGTTACGTCGTCGAAGGCGATGGTGTCGAGGGCGTGCACATCGGCGATTTGCGTGAGGCGTGGAATGCGGCGGCGGACCAAGCCGCGCAGACGCACGTCGTGTACGTGGACGAGCCACTGCCGCGTGTGCTTTCGGTGATGCCGAAAATGTACGACGACATCTGGACGGCGGCGAAGGGCATGTACAAAATGGAACCGGCGATTGCGGACGATGGCGAAGTCATCATCTACGCGCCTCACATCACCGAAATTTCGTACGTGCATGGCAAAGTGATCGAAGCGATCGGGTATCACGTGCGCGATTACTTTGTCAAACAGTGGGACAAGTTCAAACATTATCCCTGGGGCACGCTCGCGCACAGCACGCACTTGCGCGGTATCGGCGAGTACGACGCGGTGCGGTGTGTCGAAACCCCGCGCATCCGCGTGACGCTCGCAACGCAAATCTCGCGCCAACGCTGCGAGCACGCGAACCTGGGTTATCTCGATCCGAACACGATCAACCCGGACGAGTGGCGCGCGCGCGGCAAAGCGTTCGTTGTGCCGAAAGCCGGCGAGATGTTGTACCGGTTGAAATAGTGTTTTTGTCATTGCGAGGAGCAAAGCCACGAGGCAATGTACCCCTCCCAACCCTCCCCTTACAAAGGGGATGGCTAGGGTGGGGCTGGGGATTGCTTCGCCCCTTCGGGACTCGCAATGACAATCAATGAGAAAATGCCGTGAGCGATTTTGATCCGCGTCCTTATCTCGATAAATTGGAATCGTTAGTGGATGTCGCGCACCAAAAGCGCGCCGAGCAAAAACAACTTGCTG is a genomic window containing:
- a CDS encoding DUF2088 domain-containing protein, with the translated sequence MIWSVSESHHHLSETQVRETMVKAFDSSNLRGKRVLVIVPDGTRSGPLGLFYKLLVELVKPQTQALDILIALGTHPEMNEDAIARRLDTTPGDWTRRGIRVFNHEWWKPESFYTAGVIPADEIAQITNGMLKLDVSVTLNKLILDYDVLLVCGPVFPHEVVGMSGGSKYLFPGIAGDEIINVTHWIGALLTSYSIIGTKNTAVRAVIERAAQMVNVPKLGCCYVVEGDGVEGVHIGDLREAWNAAADQAAQTHVVYVDEPLPRVLSVMPKMYDDIWTAAKGMYKMEPAIADDGEVIIYAPHITEISYVHGKVIEAIGYHVRDYFVKQWDKFKHYPWGTLAHSTHLRGIGEYDAVRCVETPRIRVTLATQISRQRCEHANLGYLDPNTINPDEWRARGKAFVVPKAGEMLYRLK